The genomic stretch CTAAAGACCAAAatggtataaataaaatctATTAATGGAATTATAGATTATATAAAGCCGTTTTtgttatgtaaaataagtgGAGTAGTGGATTGTCAAGTGAGTTTAAAGAAATGTTAAGTAAATACAGTGTTCAAACAATGAAATATTCTTCTTGAAAAATGACGGAACAGGTAGTGAAGGAGTTTGATCAAAATGATGTGTTTAGTTTGGACAGCTAAAGGAGTAGATAAACTGTTGGATAATCGAAGAGAAGCAAGTTTAGAAAAACTGAACCAATTTCCGAGcacattattattcaatGAACCTAAGATTGTTAAAATGAGCATTGGCCAAAAACACTCAGCATTTATATCAGATGACGGGTCCCTGTGTAAGTTGAGTGGGAAAATTAAATGGGCTGATAGACTGTTCTGGAAATAACGAGTACGGACAGTGTGGAAGCAAACCAATGAATGTGACAACAGAAAGCACATTTTTAGTATACTCAAAGGACGAGAAGAAAGAAGATATAGTGCCACTAAGAAAGGTAAAGCTTAAATGATAATGATTAATGTAGGTGGAATTTAaggaaaaggtaaaaataaaggacGCAGTATGCGGTGcaacacacacattatGCGTCGACACacaaaacaatatttactcGTAAGAAAGGAGATTAATCGGTGAAAAATAGGTTTGGAGACGACTCGTCAATACAATTGTTCTTTGGAGATAGCAGAGGAAGATCAAATAAATTCCATAGAGATTACGCAGGATTCTTCAAGGACAAAGGTAAGAGTAACTCTGATAAAAGGCGGTTTTAGACTACGGTGTAACATCCCCAATAGTATATGGGCAGAAAGAAAGGTGAGAAGAGTAATaagaaaagtaaatgaaacaaataaataggcACCTACAATACGTGCCAGTGAAAGTTAATAACTTGGGATTCTTGGATAAGTAccaacaaataattaaggATTCCAAGGTGAAACTAGCAGCTGGGGACGGGTTTACAGTTATTTCAATACAACCGGATGACGAGaggtaaattaaaaggggaaaaaatgaaattgtAGAGGGAATGAATCAGTAATTTTGTCAAGCGGAAATAACACATTGGGGCAGTGCGGAACCTTAGATACAACAACATACGTGGCAAAGAAGGTTAAGCTGCCAGATA from Theileria orientalis strain Shintoku DNA, chromosome 1, complete genome encodes the following:
- a CDS encoding uncharacterized protein (regulator of chromosome condensation/beta-lactamase-inhibitor protein II domain containing protein), with the protein product MMCLVWTAKGVDKLLDNRREASLEKLNQFPSTLLFNEPKIVKMSIGQKHSAFISDDGSLYCSGNNEYGQCGSKPMNVTTESTFLVYSKDEKKEDIVPLRKVEFKEKVKIKDAVCGATHTLCVDTQNNIYSFGDDSSIQLFFGDSRGRSNKFHRDYAGFFKDKDYGVTSPIVYGQKERHLQYVPVKVNNLGFLDKYQQIIKDSKVKLAAGDGFTVISIQPDDERGNESVILSSGNNTLGQCGTLDTTTYVAKKVKLPDKSNCEEITCGKAHCMVLTKSNKVWAWGNNQEDQIYPMKKNIVHTPESVKVTHTGEGSQEPRVEYIKCSYNNSVIITS